One Kitasatospora sp. NBC_01266 genomic window carries:
- the argB gene encoding acetylglutamate kinase, with protein MTLIEALPWLERFHGKTVVVKFGGNAMIDESLKAAFAQDVVFLRYAGLHPVVVHGGGPQISAQLEKLGLESTFTNGLRVTTPETMDVVRMVLAGQVQRELVGLLNEHGPFAVGMTGEDAHTMTAVKRYAVVDGEQVDIGLVGDIVNIEAGAVKALIADGRIPVISSIARGADGHVYNINADTAAAALAAALGAEMLVVLTDVEGLYADWPNSDDVISQLSVSELEAILPGLASGMLPKMEGCLRAVRSGVGTARVLDGRVQHSLLLEIFTDEGIGTMVVPDDESTVLGGLA; from the coding sequence ATGACCCTCATCGAGGCGCTGCCCTGGCTGGAGCGGTTCCACGGCAAGACCGTGGTGGTCAAGTTCGGCGGCAACGCCATGATCGACGAGTCGCTCAAGGCGGCCTTCGCCCAGGACGTGGTCTTCCTGCGGTACGCGGGCCTGCATCCGGTGGTGGTGCACGGCGGCGGCCCGCAGATCAGCGCGCAGTTGGAGAAGCTGGGCCTGGAGTCCACCTTCACCAACGGACTTCGGGTCACCACCCCCGAGACCATGGACGTGGTCCGGATGGTGCTGGCCGGCCAGGTCCAGCGCGAGCTGGTCGGACTGCTCAACGAGCACGGGCCGTTCGCGGTCGGCATGACCGGCGAGGACGCGCACACCATGACCGCCGTCAAGCGGTACGCGGTGGTGGACGGCGAGCAGGTGGACATCGGCCTGGTCGGCGACATCGTCAACATCGAGGCGGGCGCGGTGAAGGCGCTGATCGCCGACGGCCGGATCCCGGTGATCTCGTCCATCGCGCGCGGCGCCGACGGCCACGTCTACAACATCAACGCCGACACCGCGGCCGCCGCGCTGGCCGCCGCGCTCGGCGCGGAGATGCTGGTGGTGCTCACCGACGTCGAGGGCCTCTACGCCGACTGGCCGAACTCCGACGACGTGATCAGCCAGCTCTCGGTCAGCGAGCTGGAGGCCATACTGCCCGGCCTGGCCAGCGGCATGCTGCCCAAGATGGAGGGCTGCCTGCGCGCGGTCCGCTCCGGCGTCGGCACCGCGCGGGTGCTGGACGGGCGGGTGCAGCACAGCCTGCTGCTGGAGATCTTCACCGACGAGGGGATCGGCACCATGGTGGTGCCGGACGACGAGAGCACCGTTCTGGGGGGCCTGGCATGA
- a CDS encoding acetylornithine transaminase encodes MTEHAHQEASHNTELTKRYQHSFAHNYGTPRLPLVRGAGALLWDADGNEYLDLVGGIAVNALGTAHPAVVAAVTEQIGRLGHVSNLFIAEPTVALAERLLALDERPGRVFFCNSGTEANEAAFKISRLTGRTHVVALEGAFHGRTMGALALTGQPSKQAPFLPLPGEVTHVPFGDVEALRAAVGTRTAAVLLEPIQGENGAIPLPPGYLRAAREITRATGTLLILDEIQTGIGRTGHWFAHQAEPGIEPDVVTLAKGLGGGLPIGAVIAYGAAGELLQPGQHGTTFGGNPVVAAAALAVLDTIESQGLLAQVRAVGERLRTGVEAIGDPLVAQVRGAGLLLGIVLTEPCAAEVQAAAQRAGFLVNAAVPDAVRLVPPLVLTEAQADSFLAALPAILREVRAARAAGGEASQVSQGGPERAAQARQDDPAAQARG; translated from the coding sequence ATGACCGAGCACGCGCACCAAGAGGCCTCGCACAACACCGAACTGACGAAGCGTTACCAGCACTCCTTCGCCCACAACTACGGCACCCCCCGGCTGCCGCTGGTGCGCGGCGCCGGCGCGCTGCTCTGGGACGCGGACGGCAACGAGTACCTCGACCTGGTCGGCGGCATCGCCGTCAACGCGCTCGGCACCGCGCACCCGGCCGTGGTCGCCGCGGTCACCGAGCAGATCGGGCGGCTCGGCCACGTCTCCAACCTGTTCATCGCCGAGCCGACCGTCGCACTGGCCGAGCGGCTGCTCGCGCTGGACGAGCGTCCGGGCCGGGTCTTCTTCTGCAACTCGGGCACCGAGGCCAACGAGGCCGCCTTCAAGATCAGCCGGCTCACCGGCCGGACCCACGTGGTGGCGCTGGAAGGCGCGTTCCACGGCCGGACCATGGGCGCGCTCGCGCTCACCGGCCAGCCGTCCAAGCAGGCTCCGTTCCTGCCGCTGCCCGGCGAGGTGACGCACGTCCCGTTCGGTGACGTCGAGGCACTGCGGGCCGCGGTCGGCACGCGGACGGCAGCCGTGCTGCTGGAGCCGATCCAGGGTGAGAACGGTGCGATCCCGCTGCCGCCCGGGTACCTGCGGGCGGCCCGCGAGATCACCCGGGCGACCGGCACGCTGCTGATCCTGGACGAGATCCAGACCGGCATCGGCCGCACCGGCCACTGGTTCGCCCACCAGGCCGAGCCGGGCATCGAGCCGGACGTCGTCACGCTGGCGAAGGGCCTGGGCGGCGGGCTGCCGATCGGTGCGGTGATCGCCTACGGAGCGGCCGGCGAGCTGCTCCAGCCAGGCCAGCACGGCACCACCTTCGGCGGAAACCCGGTGGTCGCGGCGGCGGCCCTCGCGGTGCTCGACACCATCGAGTCGCAGGGCCTGCTGGCCCAGGTGCGGGCGGTCGGCGAGCGGCTGCGCACCGGCGTCGAGGCGATCGGCGATCCGCTCGTCGCGCAGGTGCGCGGCGCCGGCCTGCTGCTCGGGATCGTGCTCACCGAGCCGTGTGCCGCCGAGGTCCAGGCCGCCGCGCAGCGGGCCGGCTTCCTGGTGAACGCGGCCGTGCCGGACGCGGTGCGCCTGGTCCCGCCGCTGGTCCTCACCGAGGCGCAGGCGGATTCCTTCCTCGCCGCGCTGCCGGCGATCCTGCGCGAGGTCCGGGCGGCGCGGGCCGCCGGGGGCGAGGCGTCGCAGGTGTCCCAGGGTGGACCGGAGCGGGCCGCCCAGGCCCGGCAGGACGACCCGGCCGCGCAGGCGCGAGGGTAG
- a CDS encoding arginine repressor gives MTASPSDQPSDQPSELLPAQPSDQSTGPSAGQSAAGPTSQVPQTRTARHRRIVDLLTRQPVRSQSQLAKLLADDGLVVTQATLSRDLDELGAVKIRNRDGALIYAVPAEGGDRTPRAPMGESASEGRMARLAGELMVSATASGNLVVLRTPPGAAQFLASAIDTAEVHEIIGTIAGDDTVLLISRDPFGGQALADHLMQLAQARTERP, from the coding sequence ATGACCGCGTCCCCCTCCGACCAGCCGTCCGACCAGCCTTCCGAGCTGCTCCCCGCGCAGCCGTCCGACCAGTCCACCGGCCCGTCGGCCGGCCAGTCCGCCGCCGGCCCGACGTCGCAGGTCCCGCAGACCCGAACCGCGCGCCACCGGCGGATCGTGGACCTGCTGACCCGTCAGCCCGTGCGCTCGCAGAGCCAGCTGGCCAAGCTGCTGGCCGATGACGGTCTGGTGGTCACCCAGGCCACGCTCTCCCGAGACCTGGACGAGCTGGGCGCGGTCAAGATCCGCAACCGGGACGGCGCGCTGATCTACGCCGTCCCGGCCGAGGGCGGCGATCGCACCCCGCGTGCGCCGATGGGGGAGTCGGCCAGTGAGGGGCGGATGGCCCGGCTGGCCGGCGAGCTGATGGTCTCGGCCACCGCCTCCGGCAACCTGGTGGTGCTGCGCACCCCGCCGGGTGCCGCGCAGTTCCTCGCCTCGGCGATCGACACGGCCGAGGTGCACGAGATCATCGGCACCATCGCGGGCGACGACACGGTCCTGCTGATCAGCCGGGACCCGTTCGGCGGCCAGGCGCTGGCAGACCACCTGATGCAGCTGGCCCAGGCCCGCACGGAGCGCCCGTAG
- a CDS encoding ferredoxin, which translates to MHVTVDQDRCCSSGQCVLTAPDVFDQSEEDGLVLLLQDRPDPALLPKLRTAAALCPGGAITVAAEQVEEVEA; encoded by the coding sequence ATGCACGTGACTGTCGATCAGGATCGCTGTTGCAGCTCCGGCCAGTGTGTGCTGACCGCCCCCGACGTCTTCGACCAGAGCGAGGAGGACGGCCTGGTGCTGCTGCTCCAGGACCGACCCGACCCCGCCCTCCTGCCCAAGCTGCGCACCGCCGCCGCGCTCTGCCCGGGCGGTGCCATCACGGTGGCCGCCGAACAGGTGGAGGAGGTCGAGGCATGA
- a CDS encoding cytochrome P450, with amino-acid sequence MSVVDDISFPAPRESGCPFDPPPAFRRAATRISLWDGKPCWMLTDYRDVRAVLSDRRFSADTRNPAFPFLLPGQQQLRREKPNFLRLDDPEHARLRKMLTTDFLIKRVEAMRPDIQRIVDETLDAMVGHGSPADLVAEFALPVPSLVICDLLGVPYEDHEFFQRQSVRLLDSTIPPQDVRAAFDLLIEYLTDLAATKHAGSTGILAKLAARDDLSAEEVANNGLLLLLAGHETTANMTSLSTLVLLRNPAQADRLRAEPELIGGAVEELLRYLTIVDTGLPRVAMEDVELSDGLVVKAGEAVLLILSMANRDEELFPGATDLDVTRDARRHLAFGFGVHQCLGQPLARAELQIALSTLLRRLPRLRLAVPFEEVAFRNETLIYGLKQLPVAW; translated from the coding sequence ATGAGCGTCGTCGACGACATCAGCTTCCCCGCGCCGCGCGAGAGCGGCTGCCCCTTCGACCCGCCGCCCGCCTTCCGCCGCGCCGCCACCCGGATCTCCCTCTGGGACGGCAAGCCCTGCTGGATGCTGACCGACTACCGGGACGTGCGGGCGGTGCTGAGCGACCGCCGGTTCAGCGCCGACACCCGCAACCCCGCCTTCCCGTTCCTGCTCCCCGGCCAGCAGCAACTGCGCCGCGAGAAGCCGAACTTCCTGCGCCTGGACGACCCCGAGCACGCTCGGCTGCGCAAGATGCTCACCACCGACTTCCTGATCAAGCGGGTCGAGGCGATGCGCCCCGACATCCAGCGGATCGTCGACGAGACGCTCGACGCCATGGTCGGGCACGGCTCGCCCGCCGACCTGGTGGCCGAATTCGCCCTGCCGGTCCCCTCCCTGGTGATCTGCGACCTGCTCGGTGTGCCGTACGAGGACCACGAGTTCTTCCAGCGCCAGAGCGTGCGGCTGCTGGACAGCACCATCCCGCCGCAGGACGTGCGGGCCGCCTTCGACCTGCTGATCGAGTACCTGACCGACCTGGCCGCGACCAAGCACGCCGGGTCCACGGGCATCCTCGCCAAGCTCGCCGCCCGGGACGACCTGTCGGCCGAGGAGGTCGCCAACAACGGTCTGCTGCTGCTGCTCGCGGGCCACGAGACGACCGCGAACATGACCTCGCTCTCCACCCTCGTCCTGCTGCGCAACCCGGCCCAGGCCGATCGGCTGCGGGCCGAGCCCGAGCTGATCGGCGGCGCGGTCGAGGAACTGCTGCGCTACCTCACCATCGTGGACACCGGCCTGCCCCGCGTGGCCATGGAGGACGTCGAGTTGAGCGACGGCCTGGTGGTCAAGGCCGGCGAGGCGGTGCTGCTGATCCTCTCCATGGCCAACCGTGACGAGGAACTCTTCCCGGGCGCCACGGACTTGGACGTCACCCGGGACGCCCGCCGGCACCTCGCCTTCGGCTTCGGGGTGCACCAGTGCCTGGGGCAGCCGCTGGCCCGGGCCGAGCTGCAGATCGCGCTGTCGACGCTGCTGCGCCGTCTGCCGCGGCTGCGCCTGGCAGTGCCGTTCGAAGAGGTCGCGTTCCGCAACGAGACGCTGATCTACGGGCTGAAGCAGTTGCCGGTCGCCTGGTAG
- a CDS encoding argininosuccinate synthase, with translation MTERVVLAYSGGLDTSVCIGWIAEETGAEVIAVAVDVGQGGEDLDVIRQRALDCGAVEAEVADAREEFADEYCLPALKANALYQGEYPLVSALSRPVIVKHLVAAAQKHGATTVAHGCTGKGNDQVRFEVGINSLAPSLKCIAPVRDYAMTRDKAIAFAEAKNLPIVTTKKNPYSIDQNVFGRAVETGFLEDIWNAPIEDVYEYTQNPATPRAADEVVITFEAGVPVAIDGRKVSVLQAIEELNKRAGAQGIGRLDMVEDRLVGIKSREIYEAPGAIALITAHQALENVTVERELARYKRQVEQRWAELVYDGLWFSPLKRALDGFVNEANQSVSGEIRMVLHGGRAVVNGRKSDQSLYDFNLATYDTGDTFDQSMSKGFIEIFGMSSKIAARRDLA, from the coding sequence GTGACCGAGCGCGTCGTACTCGCCTACTCGGGCGGTCTGGACACGTCCGTCTGCATCGGCTGGATCGCCGAGGAGACCGGCGCGGAGGTCATCGCCGTCGCCGTCGACGTCGGCCAGGGCGGCGAGGACCTGGATGTGATCCGCCAGCGCGCGCTGGACTGCGGCGCGGTCGAGGCCGAGGTCGCCGACGCCCGCGAGGAGTTCGCCGACGAGTACTGCCTGCCGGCCCTCAAGGCCAACGCGCTCTACCAGGGCGAGTACCCGCTGGTCTCCGCGCTGTCCCGGCCGGTGATCGTCAAGCACCTGGTCGCCGCCGCCCAGAAGCACGGCGCCACCACCGTCGCGCACGGCTGCACCGGCAAGGGCAACGACCAGGTCCGCTTCGAGGTGGGCATCAACTCCCTGGCGCCGAGCCTGAAGTGCATCGCCCCGGTGCGCGACTACGCGATGACCCGGGACAAGGCGATCGCCTTCGCCGAGGCGAAGAACCTCCCGATCGTCACCACCAAGAAGAACCCGTACTCGATCGACCAGAACGTCTTCGGACGGGCCGTCGAGACCGGCTTCCTGGAGGACATCTGGAACGCCCCGATCGAGGACGTCTACGAGTACACCCAGAACCCGGCCACCCCGCGTGCGGCCGACGAGGTCGTCATCACCTTCGAGGCCGGCGTCCCGGTCGCGATCGACGGCCGCAAGGTGAGCGTGCTCCAGGCCATCGAGGAGCTGAACAAGCGGGCCGGCGCCCAGGGCATCGGCCGCCTCGACATGGTCGAGGACCGGCTGGTCGGCATCAAGTCCCGGGAGATCTACGAGGCGCCCGGCGCGATCGCGCTGATCACCGCCCACCAGGCGCTGGAGAACGTCACGGTCGAGCGCGAACTGGCCCGCTACAAGCGGCAGGTCGAGCAGCGCTGGGCCGAGCTGGTCTACGACGGTCTCTGGTTCTCCCCGCTGAAGCGCGCGCTGGACGGCTTCGTCAACGAGGCCAACCAGTCCGTGTCCGGCGAGATCCGGATGGTGCTGCACGGCGGTCGCGCGGTGGTCAACGGCCGCAAGTCGGACCAGTCGCTGTACGACTTCAACCTCGCCACCTACGACACCGGCGACACCTTCGACCAGTCGATGTCCAAGGGCTTCATCGAGATCTTCGGGATGTCCTCGAAGATCGCCGCCCGCCGCGACCTGGCCTGA
- the argH gene encoding argininosuccinate lyase: MPSDLTADVRLWGARFADGPSEALAKLSASVHFDWRLAPYDIAGSRAHARALHVAGLLTDDELAAMLAGLDQLLVDVQSGAFTGTIADEDVHTALERGLLERLGAELGGKLRAGRSRNDQIATLFRMYLRDHAKVIGGLILDLQEVLVGLAEAHPDTAMPGRTHLQHAQPVLFAHHVLAHVQALGRDAERLRQWDTRTAVSPYGSGALAGSSLGLDPRAVAAELGFEGGSVGNSIDGTASRDFVAEFAFVTAMIGINLSRIAEEVIIWNTKEFGFITLHDAFSTGSSIMPQKKNPDIAELARGKSGRLIGNLTGLLATLKALPLAYNRDLQEDKEPVFDSCDTLEVLLPAFTGMMATLTVHRERLEELAPAGFSLATDIAEWLVKRGVPFRVAHEVAGACVRVCEGQGIELWDLTDQQFAEISEHLTPEVREVLSVHGAIGARDGRGGTAPSAVAAQLAEVKADLAVQQAWSSR; encoded by the coding sequence ATGCCGTCCGACCTGACCGCTGACGTCCGCCTCTGGGGCGCCCGCTTCGCCGACGGCCCCTCCGAGGCGCTGGCCAAGCTCTCCGCCTCGGTCCACTTCGACTGGCGGCTCGCCCCTTACGACATCGCCGGCTCCAGGGCGCACGCCCGCGCCCTGCACGTCGCGGGCCTCCTGACGGACGATGAACTCGCCGCCATGCTCGCGGGGTTGGACCAACTGCTGGTCGACGTCCAGTCGGGCGCGTTCACCGGCACGATCGCCGACGAGGACGTGCACACCGCCCTGGAGCGCGGCCTGCTGGAGCGGCTCGGCGCCGAGCTGGGCGGCAAGCTGCGGGCCGGGCGCTCGCGCAACGACCAGATCGCCACGCTCTTCCGGATGTACCTGCGCGACCACGCCAAGGTCATCGGCGGCCTGATCCTGGACCTCCAGGAGGTGCTGGTCGGCCTGGCCGAGGCGCACCCGGACACCGCGATGCCCGGCCGCACCCACCTGCAGCACGCCCAGCCGGTGCTCTTCGCCCACCACGTGCTGGCCCACGTGCAGGCGCTGGGCCGGGACGCCGAGCGGCTGCGCCAGTGGGACACCCGCACCGCCGTCTCCCCGTACGGTTCCGGCGCGCTGGCCGGCTCCTCGCTCGGCCTGGACCCGCGCGCGGTCGCCGCCGAACTGGGCTTCGAGGGCGGCTCGGTGGGCAACTCGATCGACGGCACCGCCTCGCGCGACTTCGTCGCCGAGTTCGCCTTCGTGACCGCGATGATCGGCATCAACCTCTCCCGGATCGCGGAGGAGGTGATCATCTGGAACACCAAGGAGTTCGGCTTCATCACGCTGCACGACGCCTTCTCCACCGGATCCTCGATCATGCCGCAGAAGAAGAACCCGGACATCGCCGAGCTGGCCCGGGGCAAGTCGGGCCGCCTGATCGGCAACCTGACCGGTCTGCTGGCCACCCTCAAGGCGCTCCCGCTGGCCTACAACCGGGACCTGCAGGAGGACAAGGAGCCGGTCTTCGACTCCTGCGACACCCTCGAGGTCCTGCTGCCGGCCTTCACCGGCATGATGGCCACCCTGACGGTCCATCGCGAGCGGCTGGAGGAGCTGGCCCCGGCCGGTTTCTCGCTGGCCACCGACATCGCCGAGTGGCTGGTCAAGCGCGGGGTGCCGTTCCGGGTGGCGCACGAGGTCGCGGGCGCCTGCGTGCGGGTCTGCGAGGGGCAGGGCATCGAGCTCTGGGACCTGACCGACCAGCAGTTCGCCGAGATCTCCGAGCACCTGACGCCCGAGGTGCGCGAGGTGCTCAGCGTGCACGGCGCGATCGGCGCGCGGGACGGCCGTGGCGGCACCGCGCCGAGCGCGGTGGCGGCCCAGCTGGCCGAGGTCAAGGCGGACCTGGCCGTGCAGCAGGCCTGGAGCAGCCGCTGA
- a CDS encoding GNAT family N-acetyltransferase codes for MGMSVIISPATEQDTEQILKLQYLGYQSEAELYGDWSIEPLTQTLESLREELADRHVLVARLGDEVVGAVRGWVDEDGVGRITRLVVHPRMQRHGLGGRLVQAVEERLRQDDRPLRAFQLLTGHRSLGNLRLYAQQGYRQTGVRQVSRELSLVTLEKPVEVPLAIAV; via the coding sequence ATGGGCATGAGCGTGATCATCTCGCCGGCGACCGAGCAGGACACCGAGCAGATCCTCAAACTCCAGTACCTCGGCTACCAGAGCGAGGCCGAACTCTACGGCGACTGGTCGATCGAGCCGCTGACCCAGACCCTGGAGAGCCTGCGCGAGGAGCTGGCCGACCGCCACGTGCTGGTCGCGCGCCTGGGTGACGAGGTGGTCGGCGCGGTGCGCGGCTGGGTGGACGAGGACGGCGTCGGTCGGATAACCCGCCTGGTGGTGCACCCCCGGATGCAGCGCCACGGCCTCGGCGGCCGGCTGGTGCAGGCGGTCGAGGAGCGGCTGCGGCAGGACGACCGCCCGCTGCGCGCCTTCCAGCTCCTCACCGGCCACCGCAGCCTGGGCAACCTGCGCCTGTACGCGCAGCAGGGCTACCGGCAGACCGGGGTCCGCCAGGTCAGCCGCGAGCTGAGCCTGGTGACCCTGGAGAAGCCCGTCGAGGTCCCGCTGGCCATCGCCGTCTGA
- a CDS encoding methionine ABC transporter ATP-binding protein has protein sequence MITTKDLTKVYTSRGREVSALRGVDLHVRAGEVYGVVGTSGAGKSTLIRCVNLLERPSSGTVTVDGVELTALPGGRPGSAQRGAGRELRAARSRIGMVFQHFNLLSSRTVRENVELPLELTGLGRLERRRKAGELLELVGLGDKAGAYPSQLSGGQKQRVGIARALAGDPKVLLSDEATSALDPETTRSILALLRELNQQLGLTVLLITHEMEVIKSVCDSAALMRDGRITESGTLTDLLATEGSQLARELFPLGESGTGRPGATVLEITFQGDTSSQPFVSQLARTYQIDINILGAAVETIAGRQVGRMRVELPGDHQDNVVPIGYLREQGLQVDLISPNGVVA, from the coding sequence GTGATCACCACCAAGGACCTCACCAAGGTCTACACCTCCCGTGGCCGCGAGGTCAGCGCCCTGCGCGGCGTCGACCTGCACGTCCGCGCAGGCGAGGTGTACGGCGTCGTCGGCACCTCCGGCGCGGGCAAGAGCACCCTGATCCGCTGCGTCAACCTGCTGGAGCGCCCGAGCTCCGGCACCGTCACGGTGGACGGCGTCGAACTGACCGCGCTGCCGGGCGGCCGCCCCGGATCCGCCCAGCGCGGGGCCGGCCGCGAACTGCGCGCCGCGCGCAGCCGGATCGGCATGGTCTTCCAGCACTTCAACCTGCTCTCCTCGCGCACCGTGCGGGAGAACGTCGAACTGCCGCTGGAACTCACCGGCCTGGGCCGCCTCGAGCGCCGCCGCAAGGCCGGCGAACTGCTGGAGCTGGTCGGCCTCGGTGACAAGGCCGGCGCCTACCCGAGCCAGCTCTCCGGCGGCCAGAAGCAGCGGGTCGGCATCGCCCGGGCGCTGGCCGGCGACCCCAAGGTGCTGCTCTCCGACGAGGCCACCTCGGCCCTCGACCCGGAGACCACCCGCTCGATCCTGGCGCTGCTGCGCGAGCTCAACCAGCAGCTGGGCCTGACCGTGCTGCTGATCACCCATGAGATGGAGGTGATCAAGTCGGTCTGCGACTCCGCCGCGCTGATGCGCGACGGGCGGATCACCGAGTCCGGCACGCTCACCGACCTGCTCGCCACCGAGGGCTCCCAGCTGGCCCGCGAGCTCTTCCCGCTCGGCGAGTCCGGCACCGGGCGCCCCGGCGCCACCGTGCTGGAGATCACCTTCCAGGGCGACACCTCCAGCCAGCCGTTCGTCTCCCAGCTGGCCCGGACCTATCAGATCGACATCAACATCCTGGGCGCCGCCGTGGAGACCATCGCGGGCCGCCAGGTCGGCCGGATGCGGGTCGAACTGCCCGGCGACCACCAGGACAACGTGGTGCCGATCGGCTACCTGCGTGAGCAGGGCCTGCAGGTGGATCTGATCAGCCCGAACGGAGTTGTGGCATGA
- a CDS encoding methionine ABC transporter permease yields the protein MNWDDMQPLLHDATIETFQMVGIATLVTLLVGLPLGVLLVLTDKGGPLRNAVVNKVVGAIVNVGRSLPFVILLVALIPFTRWVVGTSIGWQAATVPLAVGAIPFYARLVESAVRGVDGGLVEAVHAMGGGTWAVVRKALLPEALPALLSALTTTVIALIGYSAMAGTVGGGGLGNLAITYGYMRFETNFMIVIVIELVLLVTLVQLLGDLAVRRLKR from the coding sequence ATGAACTGGGACGACATGCAGCCGCTGCTGCACGACGCGACGATCGAGACGTTCCAGATGGTCGGCATCGCCACCCTGGTCACGCTGCTGGTCGGCCTGCCGCTCGGGGTGCTGCTGGTGCTCACCGACAAGGGCGGACCGCTGCGCAACGCGGTGGTGAACAAGGTGGTCGGCGCGATCGTCAACGTCGGCCGCTCGCTGCCCTTCGTGATCCTGCTGGTCGCGCTGATCCCGTTCACCCGCTGGGTGGTCGGCACCTCGATCGGCTGGCAGGCGGCCACCGTGCCGCTGGCCGTGGGCGCCATCCCGTTCTACGCCCGGCTGGTGGAGAGCGCGGTGCGCGGCGTGGACGGCGGTCTGGTCGAGGCCGTGCACGCGATGGGCGGCGGCACCTGGGCCGTGGTCCGCAAGGCCCTGCTGCCCGAGGCGCTGCCCGCCCTGCTCTCCGCGCTGACCACCACCGTGATCGCGCTGATCGGCTACTCGGCGATGGCCGGCACGGTCGGCGGCGGCGGTCTGGGCAACCTGGCGATCACCTACGGCTACATGCGGTTCGAGACCAACTTCATGATCGTCATCGTGATCGAGCTGGTCCTGCTGGTCACCCTGGTCCAGCTGCTCGGCGACCTCGCCGTCCGCCGCCTGAAGCGCTGA
- a CDS encoding MetQ/NlpA family ABC transporter substrate-binding protein, with protein MRTVLKSTALLATAGLALSVAACSSSGSGSSNNADKPLVVVASPTPHAQILDYIKDNLAAKAGLKLTVKEVSDYTLQNPAVQDGSADANFFQHVPYLTDFNKTHGTDIVPVEAVHLEPLGVYSKKVKKVGDLADGASVAVPNDATNEGRALKLLADNQVITLKSGAGITATIQDIASNPKHLKFKELDAAQLPRALDDVDAAVINGNNALGAGLKPATDAILLEKAQDNPYANVLAVKKGHENDPRVQKLAQLLHSPEVKKYIEDTFQGSVIPAF; from the coding sequence GTGCGTACTGTCCTGAAGTCCACCGCCCTCCTGGCCACCGCAGGCCTCGCCCTCTCGGTCGCGGCCTGCTCCTCCTCCGGCAGCGGCTCCTCGAACAACGCGGACAAGCCGCTCGTCGTGGTCGCCAGCCCCACCCCGCACGCCCAGATCCTCGACTACATCAAGGACAACCTGGCGGCGAAGGCGGGTCTGAAGCTGACGGTCAAGGAGGTCTCGGACTACACCCTGCAGAACCCCGCCGTTCAGGACGGCTCCGCTGACGCCAACTTCTTCCAGCACGTCCCCTACCTGACCGACTTCAACAAGACCCACGGCACCGACATCGTGCCGGTCGAGGCCGTCCACCTGGAGCCGCTGGGCGTCTACTCGAAGAAGGTCAAGAAGGTCGGCGACCTGGCCGACGGTGCCTCGGTCGCGGTCCCCAACGACGCCACCAACGAGGGCCGCGCGCTCAAGCTGCTCGCCGACAACCAGGTGATCACCCTCAAGAGCGGGGCCGGCATCACCGCCACCATCCAGGACATCGCGAGCAACCCGAAGCACCTGAAGTTCAAGGAGCTGGACGCCGCCCAGCTGCCGCGCGCGCTGGACGACGTGGACGCCGCCGTGATCAACGGCAACAACGCGCTGGGCGCCGGCCTCAAGCCCGCCACCGACGCGATCCTGCTCGAGAAGGCCCAGGACAACCCGTACGCGAACGTGCTCGCGGTCAAGAAGGGCCACGAGAACGACCCGCGGGTGCAGAAGCTCGCCCAGCTGCTGCACTCTCCCGAGGTGAAGAAGTACATCGAGGACACCTTCCAGGGCTCGGTCATCCCGGCCTTCTGA
- a CDS encoding GNAT family N-acetyltransferase, with amino-acid sequence MPASFPETAISTERLLLRPLEEGDTPELVAMMADDLVLSWTDVPQPFTHAHARRWVRDWAPALRAEGRGIAFAVTEHLTQRLVGLVELRHTDWRLLSTEAAYVTAPWARGEGYAVESLLGVAQWLFEDRGFHRLELRTAAGNTAAQQVAQKIGCISEGVLRSAWIVRTGEVGSAGEESRSDLILWSLLPEDLEPVRESPAPFAALHRP; translated from the coding sequence ATGCCAGCGAGTTTCCCCGAGACCGCGATCAGCACCGAACGGCTGCTGCTGCGCCCTCTGGAGGAGGGCGACACGCCCGAGCTGGTCGCCATGATGGCCGACGACCTGGTGCTCAGCTGGACCGATGTACCGCAGCCGTTCACCCACGCCCACGCGCGGCGCTGGGTCCGCGACTGGGCCCCCGCACTGCGCGCCGAGGGGCGCGGGATCGCCTTCGCCGTCACCGAGCACCTGACCCAGCGGCTGGTCGGGCTGGTCGAACTTCGGCACACCGACTGGCGGCTGCTCAGCACCGAGGCCGCCTACGTCACCGCGCCCTGGGCCCGCGGCGAGGGCTACGCCGTCGAGTCGCTGCTCGGCGTGGCCCAGTGGCTCTTCGAGGACCGGGGCTTCCACCGTCTCGAACTGCGCACCGCGGCCGGCAACACCGCCGCCCAGCAGGTCGCCCAGAAGATCGGCTGCATCAGCGAGGGCGTGCTGCGCAGCGCCTGGATAGTGCGCACCGGCGAGGTCGGCTCGGCCGGCGAGGAGAGCCGCAGTGACCTGATCCTCTGGAGCCTGCTGCCGGAGGACCTCGAACCGGTACGGGAGTCGCCCGCCCCGTTCGCCGCGCTGCACCGTCCCTGA